The nucleotide sequence TTCATCTTCTTCAATCTTTATATATACCCACCTCATATTCCCTCACAAATAATCCCCACCTCCCATATTGACTTCTTGACCATTTCAACCCCTAAAGGTACCATCTTTGACTTCATTTGTCGTCACAATTTTGAATTGGGTCTtttgtatttcaagaaaataatCGATCTATTCATTCTGTTCTAGGGTTGTAAGTTTTAACTAAATTGGGATTTTCTTGACTGTTCAAGCCTTAAAGGTATGATCTTGACTTCAATTGTTGTTATAATTTTGATATGAGTATTTTGTAGTTCAAGATTATAGTTATTTGATTTAATTTTATAGGGTTTTAACTAAGTTGGGATTTTCTTGATTGTTCAAGCCTTAAAGGTACAATCTTAACTTCATTTCTTGTTATAGTTTTGATATGTGTATTTTGTAATTCAAGAAAATAATTTATTGGTTCTTTTTGTAGGGTTTTAATTAAATTTTGAGATTTTCTTGACTGTCAGAAGCCTTAAAGGTAAGATCTTGACTTCAATTGTTGTTACAGTTTTGAATTGAGTCTTTTGTAATTCAAGAAAATAATTAATTGGGTCCTTTGTAATTCAAGAAAACTAttaatagttaaataaaataatcaaTTGATTCATAATATTTTTAGGGTCTTTTGTAGCTAAATTGTGACTTTCTTGATTGTTCTAGCCTTAAAGGTACAATCTTGACTTCAATTGTTACAGTTTTGAATTGGGTCTTTTGTAATTCAAGAAAATAATTAATTGTTTAATTTTTAGGGTTTAAACTAACTTGGGGGATTTTGTAATTCAAGAAATTATCACAATATGACAACTGGGAAAGGAAAGAGTGTGAAAGAAAAGAGACCACGAAAGAACAAACAAGTGATTGTCGATGAGAAGTCACCATTGTTGCCCACAAAGAAAGGTGAAGAAGCAGGATTTGAAGAGTTCGATGGGGCTTCTTTTACCGGGGCTGTGTTTAATTTATCAACGACAATTGTGGGTGCTGGGATTATGGCTCTGCCTGCAACTATGAAGGTGTTGGGGCTGATACCGGGGATTGCCTTGATTGTTTTTATGGCTTTCTTGACCAATGCTTCCATTGACTTGTTGATCCGATTTAGTCGGGCCGGGAAGTCGGTTTCTTATGGTGGTGCTATGGATGATGCTTTTGGAAGCATTGGGAGAATTTTGTTGCAAGTTTGTGTCATGGTTAATAATATCGGTGTGCTTGTTGTCTACATGATCATCATCGGTATGGCTCTATTTGTTATAAAGTAGTTACAATTTATGTTATCTCGATTACTATATTGTACATAGGGGTGCAAACAAGCCGAGCAGCTCGGGATAAAGCtcaaaacgagccgagccttatcgagcccgagccaagcttgagcctaaaataaagctcgtttatttATCAAGCCTGAGCTCGAGCTTGGCATGTGAAGCTCGCCAGGCTCGTTGAGCCttagtgtaatattagtttttattaatagTTAATAACAATTACCCCTTATTTAAAGTTGTctagtaaacgagccgagccgcgtttatttaaacttgtttacgagccgagcccgaacctaaaaataagcttaactAGTAAACGAGCCCAAgtccgagcttcacttatcgagctcgcaagtCTAAATGAATCTATTATTTATATGAATTAAAAGATAATAAACAAGCCCTCATCTGACCATCCCTAGACCCTATCAGTAGCTTTGCTATTAGTGGGATTTGACTGGGTAAgggtgtttgtttgttaagaaagtTTGGATTATAAAAAATCTATGATTTTGATCTTGAACTGTGTTGTTTAGGTGATGTTCTTTCTGGAACAACTTCCGATGGAGTTCATCATGCCGGTGTTTTACAGGGATGGTTCGGTGTACACTGGTGGAATGGTCGTTTCTTTGTTCTTCTTGTTACTACCCTCGGCGTATTTGCTCCATTGGCGAGCCTAAAGCGCATCGGTTAGTGTTTTGGACTAAATTATGTGTTTTGTTTGTGAAGTTGTATGTTTTATATTGAGATCGGTTGTAAATCGATATGTCATTTATGCAGATTCGTTGAGCTATACCTCGGCATTATCGGTAGCACTTGCGGTCGTTTTCCTTGTGatcactgcaggaattacaatcTTCAAATTGGTAACCGGAAGTATTGCTATGCCTAAATTGTTTCCTGATATCGTGGATTTCACATCGGCGTTTAATCTCTTCACTGTCGTCCCTGTTCTTGTGACTGCTTACATTTGTCACTACAACGGTATGTAGGGGTGTTCTTATGACCGTCATGTTCCTCGGTTGAACCCAACACGACACAAATTGCCACGTGTCGACACAAGCGATCAGTTTAACCTAAAtttgattttatatttttttcatattAATACTTTGAGATTACAAATTGACAACCAATATTAATACGTTTAAAATGCTCATTTGCTTTTCTATGTTTTCAGTTTTGGTATAAAATACTATCAATCAATTTAACTCGAGACATAAAACacatcttttaaaaaaaattaacggattAACTCGCTGGGTCAACTCGAACAGGACCCGTGTATAGCTAAATGTGTTCATAGGTTCAACCCGAAACTGGCCCAAACCCGGTTAGATTAAGTGCATACCTGCGAATTTCATGTTAGGTTCATTTTCGTGTTAGAAATTCACACTCGACGGTATGAGGACCAACTTTTAAGTAAATTAATAATTTGTGAGAATAAAATGCTGAAGTTATGAAGTTCAAATCTTGCAGTTCACTCGATCGATAACGAACTTGAAGACAGTACTAAAATAAAAGCAGTTGTGAGAACATCGCTTATCCTCTGTTCGTCTGTATATGTGATGACAAGCATTTTCGGGTTTTTGTTATTCGGTGACGGGACACTAGATGATGTGCTTG is from Helianthus annuus cultivar XRQ/B chromosome 9, HanXRQr2.0-SUNRISE, whole genome shotgun sequence and encodes:
- the LOC110910020 gene encoding amino acid transporter AVT6A, whose amino-acid sequence is MTTGKGKSVKEKRPRKNKQVIVDEKSPLLPTKKGEEAGFEEFDGASFTGAVFNLSTTIVGAGIMALPATMKVLGLIPGIALIVFMAFLTNASIDLLIRFSRAGKSVSYGGAMDDAFGSIGRILLQVCVMVNNIGVLVVYMIIIGDVLSGTTSDGVHHAGVLQGWFGVHWWNGRFFVLLVTTLGVFAPLASLKRIDSLSYTSALSVALAVVFLVITAGITIFKLVTGSIAMPKLFPDIVDFTSAFNLFTVVPVLVTAYICHYNVHSIDNELEDSTKIKAVVRTSLILCSSVYVMTSIFGFLLFGDGTLDDVLANFDRNLGIPYSSLLNDAVRVSYAAHLMLVFPIVFFPLRLNLDGLLFPYKGPLVSDNTRFASITVGLIGVIFLGANFIPSIWDAFQFTGATAAVCIGFIFPSAITLGDRYGIATKRDKILCVFMIVLAVFSNVVAVYSDALALFKNNGPTTE